A region of Homo sapiens chromosome X, GRCh38.p14 Primary Assembly DNA encodes the following proteins:
- the AWAT2 gene encoding acyl-CoA wax alcohol acyltransferase 2 — translation MLLPSKKDLKTALDVFAVFQWSFSALLITTTVIAVNLYLVVFTPYWPVTVLILTWLAFDWKTPQRGGRRFTCVRHWRLWKHYSDYFPLKLLKTHDICPSRNYILVCHPHGLFAHGWFGHFATEASGFSKIFPGITPYILTLGAFFWMPFLREYVMSTGACSVSRSSIDFLLTHKGTGNMVIVVIGGLAECRYSLPGSSTLVLKNRSGFVRMALQHGVPLIPAYAFGETDLYDQHIFTPGGFVNRFQKWFQSMVHIYPCAFYGRGFTKNSWGLLPYSRPVTTIVGEPLPMPKIENPSQEIVAKYHTLYIDALRKLFDQHKTKFGISETQELEII, via the exons ATGCTCTTGCCCTCTAAGAAGGACCTCAAGACTGCCCTGGATGTCTTTGCTGTTTTCCAGTGGTCCTTCAGTGCCTTGCTTATCA CAACCACTGTGATTGCTGTCAACCTCTACCTGGTGGTGTTCACACCATACTGGCCTGTCACTGTGCTTATTCTTACCTGGCTGGCTTTTGACTGGAAGACCCCTCAGCGAG GCGGCCGCCGGTTTACCTGTGTGAGGCACTGGCGCCTGTGGAAACACTACAGCGATTATTTCCCTCTCAAG CTTCTGAAGACTCATGACATCTGCCCCAGCCGCAACTACATCCTCGTCTGCCACCCTCATGGGCTCTTTGCCCATGGATGGTTTGGCCACTTTGCCACAGAGGCCTCAGGCTTCTCCAAGATATTTCCTGGCATCACCCCTTACATACTCACACTGGGAGCCTTTTTCTGGATGCCTTTCCTCAGAGAATATGTAATGTCTACAG GGGCCTGCTCTGTGAGTCGATCCTCCATTGACTTTCTGCTGACTCATAAAGGCACAGGCAACATGGTCATTGTGGTGATTGGTGGACTGGCTGAGTGCAGATACAGCCTGCCAGGTTCTTCTACCCTGGTGTTGAAGAACCGGTCTGGCTTTGTGCGCATGGCCCTTCAGCATGG GGTGCCTCTAATACCTGCCTATGCCTTTGGGGAGACGGACCTCTATGATCAGCACATTTTCACTCCTGGTGGCTTTGTCAACCGCTTCCAGAAGTGGTTCCAGAGCATGGTACACATCTACCCTTGTGCTTTCTATGGACGTGGCTTCACCAAGAACTCCTGGGGCCTTCTGCCCTATAGTCGGCCTGTAACCACCATCG TCGGGGAGCCTCTACCAATGCCCAAGATTGAGAATCCAAGCCAGGAGATCGTGGCTAAATATCACACACTCTATATTGATGCCCTACGTAAACTGTTTGACCAGCATAAGACCAAGTTTGGTATCTCAGagacccaggagctggagataaTTTGA